One window from the genome of Peptococcaceae bacterium encodes:
- a CDS encoding KR domain-containing protein: protein IDFGSTPFVVQQALAEWERPKVELNGEFREYPRVAGVSSFGAGGSNAHLVVEEYISPQEVRPAAAADASNPAVIVISAKTEERLNEQAKRLLDAVKEAELMDIAYTLQVGREAMEERLAFTAGDKRELEEKLQAFIEGRDGIEGLYRGNTRRGKEALGVLASDEELRETCEKWFRRKKYSRLLDLWTKGLEIDWEKLYGENRPRRVSLPTYPFARERYWAPEGVAVGAVSGKMKVLGNYIERPDQKKKCYLKKSWEVCPADSAGSFKGNVAILATPETKSLALRLSQLLPGGVVFDAAGIESRLESGEEWKKYDGLIDLVGCGKEKNDSLAWIAWLQKMIETGQKNGLMFLGVTKGLESYQNGVVNMSGASRAGLYRLLQSEYGHVRSRHMDADTSVDDEALARQVAAEFCLAGDDPEICYRDGKRYRAFLEETDAGGCLPQAVTFPEEHVLWVTGGTRGLGYLCARYCAERYGVRRVVLTGQKPLPPRGEWAAYENKEGLAAQKIKAVRELEKLGVQVMVLSLPLTDVNAVQKGLKEVKKAMGPVGGVIHCAGSIDLETPAFIRKPLQGIKKVLDPKVYGLEVLYNAMRDEPLQFFILFSSVSAAVPALAAGQIDYAMANAFMDYFAEANARKCPVVSIQWTSWKETGMGEVKSRVYRQAGFLSHTDEEGLEFLDHIISTRMGPVVLPAVVNPDLWRSYGLMKPKIQQEPAALSGERISDSIDGPKLRGKTTDQVRSWLAGLFAAELRIEISKLEPDKPFAEYGVDSILLAQLLRSINQAVSLDLEPSILYEYSTLDSLAAWLADRHAQALSAYAEHEGSARQDPQVGLEPAWRMRDEADRKEAASLGTAVVGMSCRFPGANNLEEYWRLLVEGRSAIRPVSRERRGYGSQFYGGFLEDIACFDPRFFLISEEDARAMDPQALLVLEECLKLWYQAGYSHQELKGKQVGVYLGGRGCCPPGEAVLSKARNPIMAVGQNYLAANVSQFFDLRGPSIVVDTACSSALVAVNLAVQALNSGEIESAVVGGVNVLNSEATHRLFAQRGLLNPGPSFHAFDRRAAGVVLGEGVGVVLLKKVEQALADGDQIYAVIKSVAINNDGRTAGPATPNLQAQKEVMQAALARSGKKPEEISYLEANASGSEVTDLLELKAVSAVYRSSSKAPLWLGSVKPNIGHPLCAEGAASLIKVVLMLQRGQFVPFLSGEQPMKHFVKEQFPFGFCREPAAWAGMSRAAGINCFADGGTNAHAIVEAWEDISPARAKRSPLVPPSMERYDIYGREGAGDLKMVSSVDKQGLPGGAPNIWKRGIVEG, encoded by the coding sequence CATCGACTTTGGGTCCACCCCGTTTGTGGTCCAGCAGGCGCTGGCGGAGTGGGAGCGGCCCAAGGTGGAGCTAAACGGGGAGTTCAGGGAATACCCGAGGGTGGCGGGAGTATCGTCTTTTGGCGCTGGCGGCTCGAACGCCCATCTGGTTGTAGAAGAATACATATCGCCCCAAGAGGTGCGGCCTGCCGCGGCTGCAGATGCGTCAAACCCGGCGGTAATCGTCATATCGGCCAAAACCGAAGAGCGGTTGAACGAGCAGGCGAAAAGGCTTTTGGATGCGGTTAAAGAGGCTGAGCTTATGGACATCGCCTACACCCTGCAGGTGGGGCGGGAGGCAATGGAAGAGCGGCTGGCCTTTACCGCCGGCGATAAGCGGGAACTGGAAGAGAAACTGCAGGCGTTTATAGAGGGGCGGGACGGCATCGAGGGGCTTTATCGGGGAAATACCAGGCGGGGCAAAGAAGCCCTGGGCGTTTTGGCCTCGGACGAAGAGCTGCGGGAAACCTGCGAAAAATGGTTCCGGCGCAAGAAATACTCCAGGCTGCTGGACCTGTGGACGAAGGGGCTGGAGATAGACTGGGAGAAGCTTTACGGGGAGAACAGGCCTCGGCGGGTCAGCCTGCCAACTTACCCGTTTGCCCGGGAGCGGTACTGGGCGCCGGAAGGCGTCGCTGTTGGTGCGGTCTCCGGCAAAATGAAGGTGCTGGGTAATTATATCGAGCGCCCTGACCAGAAGAAAAAATGCTATTTGAAAAAAAGCTGGGAGGTTTGTCCCGCTGACTCTGCCGGAAGTTTTAAGGGGAACGTGGCCATACTGGCAACGCCGGAAACAAAAAGCTTGGCGCTTCGGCTGTCGCAGCTTTTGCCGGGCGGTGTGGTCTTTGATGCGGCTGGTATTGAATCAAGGCTGGAGTCGGGAGAAGAATGGAAAAAGTATGACGGCCTGATAGACCTGGTGGGGTGCGGCAAGGAAAAAAACGATTCGCTGGCCTGGATTGCGTGGCTTCAGAAAATGATTGAGACGGGTCAAAAAAATGGGTTGATGTTTCTAGGCGTGACCAAAGGATTGGAATCATATCAAAACGGTGTCGTTAATATGTCGGGGGCTTCCAGGGCCGGGTTGTACCGCCTGCTGCAAAGCGAATACGGGCATGTGCGCTCCAGGCATATGGACGCGGACACCTCTGTTGACGATGAAGCGCTGGCCCGGCAGGTAGCGGCCGAGTTTTGCCTGGCGGGTGACGATCCGGAAATATGCTACCGGGACGGAAAACGTTACCGGGCTTTTTTGGAGGAAACGGATGCAGGCGGGTGTTTGCCGCAGGCCGTAACTTTTCCTGAAGAACATGTGCTGTGGGTTACAGGCGGGACGCGAGGGCTGGGCTACCTGTGCGCCCGCTACTGCGCCGAGAGGTACGGCGTCAGGCGCGTGGTGCTTACGGGGCAAAAACCGCTGCCGCCCAGGGGGGAATGGGCTGCATATGAAAACAAGGAAGGTTTGGCGGCCCAAAAGATCAAAGCGGTTAGAGAACTGGAAAAACTGGGTGTGCAGGTAATGGTGCTCTCGCTTCCGCTGACGGATGTTAATGCTGTCCAAAAGGGCTTAAAGGAGGTAAAAAAGGCGATGGGCCCGGTTGGAGGGGTTATTCACTGCGCCGGCAGCATCGACCTGGAAACCCCTGCGTTTATTCGAAAACCGCTCCAGGGAATTAAAAAAGTGCTTGATCCCAAAGTTTACGGGCTGGAGGTCCTTTATAATGCCATGCGCGATGAGCCGCTGCAGTTTTTTATCCTGTTTTCGTCCGTTTCGGCGGCTGTTCCGGCTCTGGCGGCGGGGCAAATAGATTATGCCATGGCCAATGCGTTCATGGATTATTTCGCGGAGGCAAATGCAAGGAAGTGTCCTGTTGTCAGCATCCAGTGGACAAGTTGGAAGGAGACGGGGATGGGAGAAGTAAAAAGCAGGGTGTACCGGCAGGCGGGCTTTCTCAGCCATACCGACGAGGAAGGTCTGGAGTTCCTGGACCATATTATTTCAACAAGAATGGGGCCTGTCGTCTTGCCGGCAGTAGTCAACCCGGATTTATGGAGGTCTTACGGTTTGATGAAGCCAAAGATTCAACAGGAGCCCGCGGCATTATCCGGAGAAAGGATTTCCGATTCTATTGATGGGCCAAAATTGCGGGGCAAAACTACGGACCAGGTCCGTTCGTGGCTGGCCGGGTTGTTTGCCGCGGAGTTAAGGATTGAAATCTCCAAGCTGGAACCTGATAAACCGTTTGCGGAATACGGGGTTGATTCAATACTGCTGGCGCAATTGCTGCGCTCTATCAATCAAGCGGTGTCACTGGATTTGGAACCGTCCATTTTATATGAGTATTCAACGCTGGATTCACTTGCCGCCTGGCTGGCTGACAGGCATGCTCAAGCCTTATCCGCATATGCCGAACATGAAGGGTCCGCGCGGCAAGACCCGCAGGTCGGGCTGGAACCTGCCTGGAGAATGCGGGACGAAGCTGACAGGAAAGAAGCGGCTTCCCTGGGCACGGCTGTGGTTGGGATGTCCTGCCGCTTTCCGGGAGCGAATAACCTGGAAGAATACTGGCGGTTGCTGGTGGAAGGGCGTTCGGCGATCCGCCCGGTTTCCCGGGAACGCCGCGGCTACGGAAGCCAGTTTTACGGGGGCTTTTTAGAAGACATTGCCTGTTTTGATCCCAGGTTTTTCTTGATTTCCGAGGAAGACGCCAGGGCGATGGATCCCCAGGCCTTACTCGTGCTGGAGGAGTGTTTAAAACTGTGGTATCAAGCGGGATACTCGCACCAGGAACTCAAGGGAAAACAGGTGGGGGTCTACCTAGGGGGGCGCGGCTGCTGCCCGCCGGGTGAAGCCGTTCTCAGCAAGGCGCGCAATCCCATCATGGCGGTTGGCCAGAACTACCTTGCAGCAAACGTTTCACAATTTTTCGACCTGCGGGGACCAAGCATCGTTGTGGATACCGCCTGTTCCTCGGCGTTGGTCGCCGTGAATTTGGCGGTTCAAGCCTTGAACAGCGGTGAAATTGAATCCGCTGTCGTGGGGGGAGTAAATGTTTTGAACTCTGAGGCGACTCACCGCCTGTTTGCGCAGAGGGGGCTTTTGAATCCCGGCCCGTCCTTTCATGCTTTTGACCGGCGTGCCGCGGGAGTAGTGCTGGGAGAAGGTGTGGGCGTTGTCCTGTTAAAGAAGGTGGAGCAGGCCCTGGCCGACGGTGACCAGATATACGCGGTAATAAAATCGGTAGCCATAAACAATGATGGGCGGACCGCGGGCCCGGCAACCCCAAACCTGCAGGCGCAAAAGGAGGTTATGCAGGCCGCCCTGGCGAGAAGCGGAAAGAAGCCCGAAGAAATCAGCTACCTGGAAGCAAACGCTTCCGGGAGCGAGGTGACGGACCTGCTCGAATTAAAAGCCGTTTCTGCTGTTTACCGTTCCTCAAGCAAAGCACCGCTGTGGTTGGGATCGGTGAAACCCAATATAGGGCATCCCTTATGCGCCGAAGGTGCGGCCAGCCTGATCAAGGTGGTGCTGATGCTGCAGCGCGGGCAATTCGTCCCGTTTTTGTCCGGCGAACAACCCATGAAGCATTTTGTTAAAGAGCAGTTCCCGTTTGGTTTTTGCCGTGAACCGGCCGCATGGGCAGGCATGTCCCGGGCCGCGGGAATAAACTGTTTTGCGGACGGCGGCACCAATGCCCATGCCATTGTGGAGGCCTGGGAGGATATAAGCCCGGCCCGGGCAAAGAGGAGCCCGCTCGTTCCCCCATCTATGGAACGTTATGACATTTACGGCCGAGAGGGCGCCGGTGATTTGAAAATGGTTTCTTCGGTTGACAAACAGGGGCTGCCCGGCGGTGCACCCAATATCTGGAAACGGGGAATAGTGGAGGGTTGA